One Nitrosopumilus piranensis genomic region harbors:
- a CDS encoding DUF3179 domain-containing protein: MNFKVVLPVIAVAIAVGVLVISFDDNSVKVTPSTTNSEIQGTELTVMETDGVKHLIPLEKIKGGGPPKDGIPSIDNPVFATVSDSQFMSDSDTVIGLEINGEAKAYPIFILVWHEIVNDRVDSTPVAVTYCPLCYTNQVFKRIIDGQEVEFGTSGKLYNSNLLMYDRLTESYWSQALGKAVKGELTGYQLDLVPFDVITWGDWKKLHPDTLVLTTDTGYIRSYATDPYGNYYTEPRIMFPVENNDDRMHPKEIIIGFNQDGIYKAYKQSDIESKTIINDSIGDVPLVLMSLYSENSRAFERTINGQVLEFEYSNGKIIDIQTNSEWNYDGFAISGQYEGKQLQRMPIEPGFWFEWVAFHPQTLVYGDV, from the coding sequence GTTACTCCTAGTACTACAAATTCTGAGATTCAAGGCACTGAATTAACAGTAATGGAAACTGATGGGGTAAAGCATCTGATTCCACTTGAAAAAATTAAAGGTGGAGGACCTCCTAAAGATGGAATTCCATCAATTGACAATCCTGTGTTTGCAACAGTTTCTGATTCTCAATTCATGTCTGATTCTGATACTGTAATTGGTCTGGAAATTAATGGTGAGGCAAAAGCCTATCCAATATTCATTTTAGTATGGCATGAAATTGTAAATGACAGAGTTGATAGCACTCCAGTGGCTGTGACCTATTGCCCCTTATGTTATACAAATCAAGTTTTTAAGAGAATTATTGATGGACAAGAAGTAGAGTTTGGCACATCAGGAAAACTCTACAACAGTAATTTGTTGATGTATGATAGACTAACTGAATCTTATTGGAGTCAGGCACTTGGAAAAGCTGTAAAAGGTGAACTTACTGGATATCAACTTGACTTGGTTCCATTTGATGTGATTACTTGGGGTGATTGGAAGAAACTTCATCCTGACACACTAGTGTTAACTACTGATACTGGATATATCAGATCATATGCAACTGATCCATATGGAAATTATTACACAGAACCTCGAATAATGTTTCCAGTAGAAAACAACGATGATAGAATGCATCCTAAGGAAATTATCATCGGATTTAATCAAGATGGTATTTACAAAGCTTACAAACAAAGTGACATTGAATCCAAAACAATAATCAATGACTCTATTGGTGATGTTCCTTTAGTTTTGATGTCTTTGTATTCTGAAAATTCTCGTGCATTTGAGAGAACTATCAATGGTCAAGTTTTAGAATTTGAATATTCTAATGGAAAAATAATTGACATTCAAACAAACTCTGAATGGAATTATGATGGTTTTGCAATATCTGGCCAATATGAAGGAAAACAACTTCAAAGGATGCCAATTGAGCCTGGATTTTGGTTTGAATGGGTTGCATTTCATCCTCAAACTCTAGTTTATGGTGATGTATGA
- a CDS encoding PPOX class F420-dependent oxidoreductase has product MKYLEEIESEKYISVETYRKNGTPVRTPVWFTIKDNQIFVVTRDQTGKVKRLKNNNQVKIATCTIKGDIKGKWVSGIAEILDEEKIKEAVKRRDKKYGFFSKMARFLTKSKGELLAFSIKIK; this is encoded by the coding sequence TTGAAGTACTTAGAAGAGATAGAGTCTGAAAAATACATCTCAGTTGAGACCTATAGGAAAAATGGAACACCAGTCAGAACACCTGTCTGGTTTACAATAAAGGACAATCAAATTTTTGTTGTGACTCGGGACCAAACAGGAAAAGTAAAGCGTCTCAAAAATAATAATCAAGTAAAAATTGCAACGTGTACAATAAAGGGAGACATTAAAGGAAAATGGGTTTCAGGTATTGCTGAAATTTTAGATGAAGAGAAAATCAAAGAAGCTGTAAAGAGAAGAGACAAAAAATATGGATTTTTCTCCAAAATGGCAAGATTCTTGACAAAAAGTAAGGGAGAACTTTTGGCATTCTCAATTAAGATTAAGTGA
- a CDS encoding dicarboxylate/amino acid:cation symporter: protein MTLKNYIFKNLWLQVVISLLLGLGVGLVLGDDVGVGLDEDTLSSLSSYLKIPANIFLSIILMIIVPLIFASIVVAITNIGAKEKMKTLGLGIGTYFVITTTISILVAVLLASIIAPGSMLDLTSLQEAHDISEDDLKVTEGFSFEDIPNAVSNIIPRNPISSYLEGQMFSILVMAVIVGLSMAVLPKESTKSLLDLLESIQKITLHILLISMKIVPFAVFGLIIGMVATVGIETMVGLGVYMTTVILGLGIMLLVYAFILKFVAKRPIFSTFSKFRNPQTLAFSTASSMATMPVTLKTAEEDLKIDNRVSKFVIPLGTTINMDGTALYQVIAVFFLAQLFAIELSMISILVIIITSLLASIGTPAVPGAGVIVLSTILITVGIPPVGILLLLSVDRILDMIRTMINVTGDLTASCAFDEITGDKN from the coding sequence ATGACATTAAAAAATTATATTTTTAAAAACTTGTGGTTGCAAGTTGTAATCTCTTTGCTGCTTGGATTAGGAGTAGGGTTGGTCTTAGGAGATGATGTTGGTGTTGGATTAGATGAGGATACTTTGAGTTCTCTTTCATCATATCTCAAAATTCCTGCCAACATATTTTTGAGTATAATTTTGATGATCATTGTTCCATTAATTTTTGCATCAATTGTAGTTGCCATTACCAATATAGGAGCAAAAGAAAAAATGAAAACATTAGGGTTAGGTATTGGAACATACTTTGTAATTACTACAACAATTTCAATACTTGTAGCAGTACTTCTTGCATCCATTATTGCTCCAGGAAGCATGCTTGATCTTACTTCACTTCAAGAAGCTCATGACATTTCAGAAGATGATCTTAAAGTCACAGAAGGTTTTTCATTTGAAGATATTCCAAATGCAGTATCCAACATAATTCCAAGAAATCCAATTTCTTCATATCTTGAAGGACAGATGTTTAGCATCTTGGTCATGGCAGTTATTGTAGGACTATCAATGGCAGTTCTTCCAAAGGAATCTACTAAATCATTGTTAGATTTACTAGAATCAATTCAAAAAATCACATTACACATTTTATTAATCTCCATGAAGATTGTACCGTTTGCAGTTTTTGGTTTGATCATTGGAATGGTAGCTACTGTAGGCATAGAGACAATGGTTGGGCTGGGGGTATACATGACCACAGTAATCCTAGGTCTTGGAATCATGTTATTAGTATACGCGTTTATCTTAAAGTTTGTAGCAAAAAGACCAATATTTTCTACATTCTCAAAATTCCGCAATCCACAAACTCTTGCCTTTTCAACAGCCAGTTCAATGGCTACAATGCCAGTTACACTAAAGACTGCAGAAGAGGATCTGAAAATAGATAACAGAGTTTCAAAATTTGTAATTCCACTTGGAACAACCATAAACATGGATGGTACTGCATTGTATCAAGTAATAGCAGTCTTCTTTTTGGCACAGCTTTTCGCAATAGAGTTGAGCATGATATCAATACTAGTGATTATCATAACCTCACTTTTAGCTTCTATTGGAACCCCCGCAGTACCAGGTGCAGGAGTAATTGTCTTATCAACAATACTAATTACAGTTGGCATTCCCCCAGTTGGGATCTTACTGTTACTTTCAGTAGATAGAATTTTGGACATGATTAGAACAATGATAAATGTTACAGGTGATCTTACTGCGTCTTGTGCGTTTGATGAAATAACTGGAGATAAAAATTGA
- a CDS encoding RidA family protein, with translation MSEKKLKELGIELPQAPVPAGNYIPVVKTGNLLFISGQIPLENGKVAYTGKVSDDNLETAQKSAKSCAINILAQIKRETGSLDKVSRIVRLSGFVNSIPEFSQQPKVINPASDLMFEVFGEKGKHSRIAVGVTSLPLDSMTEIDAIVELSD, from the coding sequence TTGTCTGAAAAAAAACTCAAAGAACTAGGAATAGAGTTACCACAAGCCCCAGTACCTGCAGGAAATTATATCCCAGTAGTCAAGACAGGAAATTTACTTTTCATATCAGGGCAAATTCCATTAGAAAATGGCAAAGTAGCATACACTGGAAAGGTCTCAGATGATAATTTGGAGACTGCTCAGAAATCAGCTAAAAGTTGTGCAATAAACATACTAGCTCAAATCAAAAGAGAGACAGGAAGTTTGGACAAAGTATCTAGAATTGTAAGACTGTCAGGATTTGTCAATTCAATTCCAGAATTTTCCCAGCAACCAAAAGTTATCAACCCAGCATCAGACTTGATGTTTGAGGTCTTTGGAGAAAAGGGAAAGCATTCAAGAATTGCAGTAGGGGTTACTAGCTTACCACTTGATTCAATGACTGAAATTGACGCAATAGTTGAACTATCAGATTAG
- the speB gene encoding agmatinase, producing MEKICWANTENFDDAGYVIVGIPDESKSHSLRTGTEEAPSKIRQISNLRDSYDRDGTISLGRPFRGTEKKVCDLGDIERNKIKDTFEKISSSSKIPISIGGDHSITLDIITSLSKTNEKISLVYFDAHPDFVSSHTNYYGSVITDVLPNIDIASSIQIGIRTPEEEELMNIKKNNFNVITPFDINIQGLEKIANSVIDKLGKNVYVSFDMDCVDPSFAPGVSVPVPLGLNSVDCVYLLQRIAEKGIIGMDIMEVCPKYDVKDRTSHLASRIISEVLFSSGENNND from the coding sequence ATGGAAAAAATTTGCTGGGCAAACACTGAGAACTTTGATGATGCTGGCTATGTAATTGTAGGGATTCCAGATGAATCCAAATCCCATTCATTAAGAACAGGCACCGAAGAAGCACCATCAAAAATACGGCAAATATCTAACTTACGAGACTCGTATGATCGAGATGGAACAATATCCTTGGGTCGTCCGTTTAGAGGAACTGAAAAAAAAGTATGTGATCTTGGAGATATTGAAAGAAACAAGATTAAAGACACTTTTGAAAAAATTTCCTCCTCATCAAAAATCCCGATTTCAATTGGAGGTGACCACTCCATCACTTTAGATATAATTACATCCTTGTCAAAAACTAATGAAAAAATATCGCTTGTGTATTTTGACGCACATCCTGATTTTGTTAGTTCTCATACAAACTATTATGGCTCTGTAATTACTGATGTACTGCCAAATATTGACATTGCATCCAGCATTCAAATAGGAATTCGTACTCCTGAAGAAGAGGAATTGATGAATATTAAAAAAAATAATTTTAACGTAATTACACCTTTTGATATTAACATACAGGGATTAGAAAAAATAGCCAATTCAGTTATTGATAAATTGGGAAAAAATGTTTACGTCTCTTTTGACATGGATTGTGTTGATCCTTCTTTTGCACCTGGAGTTTCTGTTCCTGTACCTCTGGGTTTGAACAGCGTTGATTGTGTATATTTACTGCAAAGAATTGCAGAAAAAGGAATCATAGGAATGGACATTATGGAAGTTTGTCCAAAATACGATGTCAAAGACAGAACGTCTCACTTGGCTTCTAGAATCATTTCAGAAGTTCTTTTTTCATCAGGTGAAAACAACAATGATTGA
- a CDS encoding aldehyde dehydrogenase family protein — protein MIEFQNEFTWGKAVSTNSIQEFHEKFEKSLDGAKKELGKKYPIIVNGKEIYSDENFTVNSPANTQIKIAEFPKSSISDTNNAISSAKNAFEEWSGMPFQKRIKSFRDCADYFSSKKFFLASIMTFENGKNRIEAMGDVDEAIDFMRFYAYQMEKNDGFCKQTYHPSPNEKTQVIMKPYGVWGIISPFNFPSAIAIGMSTGALITGNTVVLKPASDTPLSSFYFAKYLFSKIPAGAINFVTGSGSIVGKTLIESQSVDGIAFTGSREVGLRGFQEFTKTTTKPFISEMGGKNPTIVTKNADLEKAVNGVMNAAFGYGGQKCSACSRVYVQNEIADKFIEKLVEKTKEIKIGMPWEKDVFLGPIINSDAKSKFEDASKIAKTDGHILTGGSLIKTDLFENGYFVQPTIVEKLPEGHKLMKEELFLPFLCVQRYENFDDAIKLANKSEYGLTAGIFSEDKNQLEEFFSKIHSGVVYANRSASATTAALVSSQPFVGWKNSGTTGKGAGGENYLQQFLRTQTQTHCD, from the coding sequence ATGATTGAATTTCAAAATGAATTCACTTGGGGAAAGGCAGTGTCTACAAACTCTATCCAAGAATTTCATGAAAAATTTGAAAAATCTTTAGATGGCGCAAAAAAAGAACTTGGAAAAAAATATCCAATTATTGTCAATGGTAAGGAAATATATTCTGATGAAAATTTTACTGTAAACTCTCCTGCCAACACTCAAATCAAAATCGCTGAGTTCCCAAAATCTTCCATCTCTGATACAAATAATGCAATATCAAGTGCAAAAAACGCATTTGAAGAGTGGAGTGGCATGCCGTTTCAAAAACGAATTAAATCATTTAGAGATTGTGCCGATTATTTTTCTTCAAAAAAATTCTTCTTGGCCTCGATTATGACCTTTGAGAACGGAAAGAATCGCATTGAGGCTATGGGTGATGTTGATGAAGCCATTGACTTTATGCGCTTTTACGCATATCAGATGGAAAAAAATGATGGTTTTTGCAAACAGACCTATCATCCAAGCCCTAATGAAAAAACTCAGGTAATTATGAAGCCTTATGGTGTGTGGGGAATTATTTCTCCATTTAACTTCCCTTCTGCAATAGCAATTGGTATGAGTACTGGTGCATTGATTACTGGAAATACTGTGGTCTTAAAACCCGCAAGTGATACTCCGTTGTCTTCTTTTTATTTTGCCAAATACCTATTTTCAAAAATTCCTGCTGGTGCAATTAATTTTGTTACTGGTTCTGGAAGTATAGTTGGAAAAACTTTGATTGAAAGCCAAAGTGTTGATGGTATCGCTTTTACTGGTTCAAGAGAAGTTGGGTTGAGAGGATTTCAGGAATTTACAAAGACTACAACAAAACCGTTCATCTCTGAAATGGGAGGAAAAAACCCTACTATTGTCACGAAAAATGCTGATTTAGAAAAGGCAGTTAATGGTGTTATGAATGCAGCATTTGGTTATGGCGGACAGAAATGCAGTGCATGTTCCAGAGTTTACGTTCAAAACGAGATTGCAGATAAATTCATTGAAAAGTTAGTTGAAAAAACAAAAGAGATCAAGATTGGCATGCCTTGGGAAAAAGATGTGTTTCTTGGCCCTATAATTAACTCAGATGCAAAATCAAAATTTGAAGATGCCTCTAAGATAGCTAAAACTGATGGACATATTCTAACTGGTGGTTCTTTAATCAAAACTGACTTGTTTGAAAATGGTTATTTTGTGCAGCCCACTATAGTTGAAAAATTGCCTGAGGGACACAAGCTGATGAAGGAAGAATTGTTTTTGCCATTTTTGTGTGTACAAAGATATGAGAATTTTGATGATGCGATAAAGCTTGCAAACAAGTCAGAGTACGGATTAACTGCAGGAATTTTTTCAGAAGATAAAAACCAACTAGAAGAATTTTTCTCAAAAATTCATTCAGGTGTTGTATATGCAAATCGTTCTGCCAGCGCAACTACGGCTGCCTTGGTATCTAGTCAGCCTTTTGTAGGCTGGAAGAACTCTGGAACCACTGGAAAAGGTGCAGGAGGAGAAAATTATCTACAGCAGTTCTTGAGAACTCAAACCCAAACTCACTGTGATTGA
- a CDS encoding proline dehydrogenase family protein, translating into MEKFLFKIAKKWIAGDTIDDALSSAKDAYGMGRHAIINKLGEYHTTKKQIQDSINDYQKIANSFKKWNIRGAISVKPTQIGLSISQKRCYKSLEEIIQKTSDAHVFIWLDMESSEHTDETIELYSSFFSKYERLGIALQANLKRTEDDLNHLIKIGAKIRLVKGAYREESRISYKTREDVDKRYTRLMTILFKKGNEFAIASHDNKIIKKAKSLSKKYPRKFEFEFLKGIREEIKGDLVKNGFVVSDYIPYGTNWFSYSIRRIKERKRNILLLGSSLIQSQ; encoded by the coding sequence ATGGAAAAATTTTTGTTTAAAATTGCAAAAAAATGGATTGCAGGAGATACAATTGATGATGCACTATCATCGGCCAAAGATGCGTATGGCATGGGCAGACATGCAATAATCAACAAGCTAGGAGAATACCACACCACAAAAAAACAAATTCAGGATTCAATTAACGACTATCAAAAAATTGCTAATTCATTTAAGAAATGGAATATTCGAGGAGCAATCTCCGTAAAACCCACACAGATAGGATTGTCAATTAGTCAGAAACGATGTTACAAAAGCTTGGAAGAGATTATTCAAAAAACAAGCGATGCTCATGTCTTTATTTGGTTGGATATGGAATCATCAGAGCATACAGATGAGACAATCGAGTTGTATAGTTCGTTTTTTTCAAAATATGAAAGATTGGGGATTGCTTTGCAAGCAAATCTTAAAAGAACAGAAGACGATCTAAATCATCTGATAAAGATTGGCGCAAAAATTCGTCTTGTAAAGGGTGCATACAGAGAAGAGTCAAGGATATCATATAAGACCAGAGAGGATGTCGATAAAAGATACACAAGACTGATGACAATTTTATTCAAAAAAGGAAACGAGTTTGCAATTGCATCACATGACAACAAAATCATAAAGAAAGCAAAGTCATTATCAAAAAAATATCCAAGAAAGTTTGAGTTTGAGTTTCTTAAAGGTATAAGAGAAGAAATCAAAGGGGATCTTGTAAAAAACGGATTTGTTGTTTCAGATTATATTCCATATGGAACAAATTGGTTTTCATATTCTATTAGAAGAATCAAAGAAAGAAAGAGAAACATATTGCTGCTTGGAAGTTCTTTAATTCAATCACAGTGA
- a CDS encoding Lrp/AsnC ligand binding domain-containing protein: MDTAFVLINCEPGKEPSIIQKLHEIKNITDVQGTYGIYDIVARIDSDDKSQLENIISDQIRKLDNVNSTLTLIPTEPAEGLADLIPDIIPDVIPEQKKPLEEQDSISDEEDVDEDYEDTTN; encoded by the coding sequence ATGGATACTGCTTTTGTCTTGATTAATTGTGAGCCTGGAAAAGAGCCATCAATTATACAAAAATTACATGAAATCAAGAACATTACTGACGTTCAAGGGACATATGGAATTTATGACATTGTTGCAAGAATAGACTCAGACGACAAATCACAACTTGAAAATATAATTTCTGACCAAATACGAAAACTTGACAATGTTAATTCGACTTTGACGCTCATTCCAACTGAACCTGCAGAAGGACTTGCAGATTTGATTCCAGACATCATTCCAGATGTCATTCCCGAACAGAAAAAACCCTTAGAAGAACAAGATTCAATCTCTGATGAAGAGGATGTTGATGAAGATTACGAAGATACTACAAACTAA